In Phreatobacter stygius, a genomic segment contains:
- a CDS encoding TetR/AcrR family transcriptional regulator translates to MRERKRRQTRERISEAAMTLFLERGFEATTVDDIAAAADVSKRSFFDYFATKEDVVFAWQDNFGTALAAAVAARPPGEPLTQVVEEALVEAVIAATQPRAMAIGELIHATPALGARDQLKYARLEQTLAAALADRVTDDADKPRARLIAMVTIGAMRIGGEGWRSRPQSESIESYVRKIFRTVWTQLGELSRDRGGR, encoded by the coding sequence CTGCGCGAGCGCAAGCGCCGGCAGACCCGCGAGCGCATCTCGGAAGCGGCCATGACACTGTTCCTCGAGCGCGGCTTCGAGGCCACCACGGTCGACGACATCGCGGCCGCCGCGGATGTCTCCAAGCGCAGCTTTTTCGATTATTTCGCCACAAAGGAAGATGTGGTCTTTGCCTGGCAGGATAATTTCGGCACGGCGCTGGCGGCAGCGGTCGCCGCGCGGCCGCCGGGCGAACCACTGACCCAGGTCGTCGAGGAAGCCCTGGTCGAGGCGGTCATCGCGGCGACGCAGCCGCGCGCCATGGCCATTGGCGAACTGATCCACGCGACGCCGGCGCTGGGCGCTCGCGACCAGCTGAAATATGCCAGGCTGGAACAGACGCTGGCCGCGGCACTGGCCGACCGGGTCACCGATGACGCCGACAAGCCGCGCGCGCGGCTCATTGCCATGGTCACGATCGGCGCCATGCGGATCGGCGGCGAGGGCTGGCGCAGCCGGCCGCAGAGCGAATCCATCGAGAGCTATGTGCGCAAGATCTTCAGAACGGTCTGGACCCAGCTCGGCGAACTCAGCCGGGACCGCGGGGGCCGGTGA
- a CDS encoding Orn/Lys/Arg decarboxylase N-terminal domain-containing protein: protein MEYFRRFTFLFATPAFDTDDLEGIRFNQIVEEIERSGFEVVKARKLEDAEIAVQTDAAIGCMVVDWGKKGLEGKTAALINLMRRRGLDFPIILLIRRKRFEDLPVEVLDFIDGYVFLSEETPAFIAKNLVSRLKQYAETLKTPFFGALVDYAEEGNQLWTCPGHNGGVFYSRSPIGRVFMEHLGEAVFRDDLDNSVLDLGDLLTHEGPALQAQKEAAKIFGAEKTYFVLNGTSTSNKVALAALVTDGDLVLFDRNNHKAAHHGALLIGGGIPVYIPTVRNAWGLIGPMCWEAFDEEALRERIRTHPLVKDPEAWRKPRPFRVAVVEQCTYDGTIHSAEMILKRIGHLCDYILFDEAWAGFMKFHPLYAGRFAMGLQDLGPDAPGIIATQSTHKQLASFSQASQIHMKDRHIRGQKRRVEHRRFNESFMQYASTSPFYPLFASLDVGAQMMKGRSGEVLWDDTIRLGIELRKKIRAVRREFEEKEARPERRWFFEPFVPDRVEIPDVSRDGGVHHVAWETVGTDQLATNPAYWQLAPDAAWHGFAGMTPGFAMTDPNKLTLLTPGFDRATGTYAEHGIPAPVVAQYLRENRIVAEKNDLNSLLFLLTPGVEASKAGTLISGLVAFKKLHDDNVLLEEAIPEFFRRRPARYAGVRLRDLCADMHRFFRDANVSALQAKQFSAGHLPEIAMSPHDAARCLTRNDVDYLPIDAIAGRIATTPFVVYPPGIATIVPGERLTERAQPMIDYLKMFETCFNTFPGFEVEIQGLYREIDASGRVRLHTYVVSE from the coding sequence ATGGAATATTTCCGACGATTCACCTTCCTGTTCGCGACACCGGCCTTCGACACCGATGACCTCGAGGGCATCCGGTTCAACCAGATCGTCGAGGAAATCGAGCGATCCGGTTTCGAGGTGGTCAAGGCGCGCAAGCTGGAGGACGCCGAGATCGCGGTGCAGACCGATGCCGCCATTGGCTGCATGGTGGTCGACTGGGGCAAGAAGGGCCTGGAGGGCAAGACCGCGGCGCTGATCAACCTGATGCGCCGTCGCGGTCTCGACTTCCCGATCATCCTGTTGATCCGCCGCAAGCGCTTCGAGGATCTGCCGGTCGAGGTGCTCGACTTCATCGACGGCTACGTCTTCCTCTCCGAGGAGACGCCCGCCTTCATCGCCAAGAATCTCGTCAGCCGGCTCAAACAATATGCCGAGACGCTGAAGACGCCGTTCTTCGGCGCGCTGGTCGACTACGCCGAAGAGGGCAACCAGCTCTGGACCTGCCCGGGCCATAATGGCGGCGTGTTCTACTCGCGCAGCCCGATCGGCCGGGTGTTCATGGAACATCTCGGCGAGGCGGTGTTCCGCGACGACCTCGACAATTCCGTGCTCGACCTCGGCGACCTCCTGACCCATGAGGGCCCGGCCCTGCAGGCGCAGAAGGAAGCCGCCAAGATCTTCGGCGCGGAAAAGACCTATTTCGTGCTCAACGGCACCTCGACCTCCAACAAGGTGGCACTCGCCGCGCTCGTCACCGATGGCGACCTGGTGCTGTTCGACCGCAACAACCACAAGGCCGCCCACCACGGCGCCCTGCTGATCGGCGGCGGCATTCCCGTCTATATCCCCACCGTCCGCAACGCCTGGGGACTGATCGGGCCGATGTGCTGGGAGGCCTTCGACGAAGAGGCGCTGCGCGAGCGCATCCGCACCCATCCGCTGGTCAAGGACCCGGAAGCCTGGCGCAAACCACGACCATTCCGCGTCGCCGTGGTCGAGCAGTGCACCTATGACGGCACGATCCACAGCGCCGAGATGATCCTCAAGCGCATTGGCCATCTCTGCGACTACATCCTGTTCGACGAGGCCTGGGCCGGCTTCATGAAATTCCACCCGCTCTATGCCGGGCGGTTCGCCATGGGGCTCCAGGACCTCGGTCCGGATGCGCCAGGCATCATCGCGACCCAGTCGACCCACAAGCAGTTGGCGAGCTTCTCGCAGGCCTCGCAGATCCACATGAAGGACCGCCACATCCGTGGCCAGAAGCGGCGGGTCGAGCACCGGCGCTTCAACGAGAGCTTCATGCAATATGCCTCGACCTCGCCCTTCTATCCGCTGTTCGCGTCCCTCGACGTCGGCGCGCAGATGATGAAGGGGCGCTCGGGCGAGGTGTTGTGGGACGATACGATCCGGCTCGGCATCGAGCTGCGCAAGAAGATCCGCGCCGTGCGCCGCGAGTTCGAGGAAAAGGAAGCGCGGCCCGAGCGCCGCTGGTTCTTCGAGCCTTTCGTGCCGGACCGGGTGGAAATTCCCGATGTCTCGCGCGACGGCGGCGTGCATCACGTCGCCTGGGAGACGGTCGGCACCGACCAGCTCGCCACCAATCCGGCCTATTGGCAATTGGCGCCCGATGCCGCCTGGCACGGCTTTGCCGGCATGACGCCGGGCTTCGCCATGACCGACCCGAACAAGCTGACGCTGCTGACGCCTGGCTTCGACCGCGCCACCGGCACCTATGCCGAACACGGCATCCCTGCCCCGGTGGTTGCCCAATATTTGCGTGAGAACCGCATCGTCGCCGAGAAGAACGACCTCAATTCGCTGCTCTTCCTGCTGACGCCGGGGGTCGAGGCCAGCAAGGCCGGCACGCTGATCAGCGGGCTCGTCGCCTTCAAGAAGCTGCACGACGACAATGTGCTGCTGGAAGAGGCCATCCCGGAATTCTTCAGGCGCCGGCCGGCGCGTTATGCCGGCGTGCGCCTGCGCGATCTCTGCGCCGACATGCACCGCTTCTTTCGCGACGCCAATGTCAGCGCCCTGCAGGCCAAGCAGTTTTCGGCCGGGCACCTGCCCGAGATCGCCATGTCGCCCCATGACGCGGCGCGCTGCCTGACCCGCAACGACGTCGACTACCTGCCCATCGACGCGATTGCCGGCCGCATCGCGACGACGCCCTTCGTGGTCTATCCGCCGGGCATCGCCACCATCGTGCCGGGTGAGCGGCTGACCGAGCGGGCACAGCCGATGATCGACTATCTCAAGATGTTCGAGACCTGTTTCAACACCTTCCCCGGCTTCGAGGTGGAGATCCAGGGCCTCTACCGCGAGATCGATGCGTCGGGCCGCGTCAGGCTTCATACCTACGTCGTCTCCGAATAG
- a CDS encoding thiamine pyrophosphate-dependent enzyme: MMSSNHLDRRQAVARLLRDRANALVVTGLGSATYDVAAAGDSPRNFYLWGAMGGTASLALGLALAQPDTPVIAITGDGEMLMGLGSFSTIGLAQPANLIVVVLDNGLYGETGAQQSHTVATDLAAAAGACGIRDIGVVRTEAELERLAADIAAPGQGPRVRVIKIDAAENARLVPLREGAHAKVRFRQALGLGAE, encoded by the coding sequence ATCATGTCCTCGAACCATCTCGATCGCAGGCAGGCCGTCGCGCGCCTCCTGCGCGACCGCGCAAACGCCCTGGTCGTCACCGGCCTTGGATCAGCCACCTATGACGTCGCCGCCGCCGGCGACAGTCCGCGCAACTTCTACCTGTGGGGCGCCATGGGGGGCACGGCTTCGCTGGCACTCGGGCTCGCGCTGGCCCAGCCCGACACGCCGGTTATCGCCATCACCGGCGACGGCGAGATGCTGATGGGCCTTGGCAGCTTCTCGACGATCGGCCTGGCGCAGCCGGCTAACCTGATCGTCGTCGTGCTCGACAACGGCCTTTATGGGGAGACCGGCGCGCAGCAGAGCCATACCGTCGCGACCGATCTCGCCGCGGCCGCCGGTGCCTGCGGCATTCGCGATATCGGCGTCGTCCGCACCGAGGCCGAGCTGGAGCGGCTGGCCGCCGACATCGCGGCGCCAGGGCAGGGTCCGCGGGTCCGCGTCATCAAGATCGACGCGGCCGAAAACGCCCGGCTGGTGCCGCTGCGCGAGGGCGCTCACGCCAAGGTCCGGTTCCGCCAGGCGCTCGGCCTCGGCGCGGAGTGA
- a CDS encoding LysR family transcriptional regulator: MDLKQLKTFIRVAETGSLSKASDRLRLAQPALSRQIKLLEAEIGMPLFIRYGRGMQMTEAGQELLARVAGLVHQLETSIDDVRSLRTVPSGTVALGMMPTVSYVLAARLARRVAAELPGISLRIVEGYAGHLVDWLHRGDVDATLLYGPSSDLHLRVTDLLYEELVLVGPSTARLDAEVPMPVAALAGLELVLPSRSHGLRAVVETAAQKARIDLTVRFEADSFRVLKDLVEAGLGYTVLPISAIRREERAGLFKTAPLEKPKVTRQIILALPSSRTDTRATRALVDLVIDEIATLVANGDWVAVPSAELRGRNGSAAPPQA, from the coding sequence GTGGACCTCAAGCAGCTCAAGACCTTCATTCGCGTTGCCGAAACCGGCTCGCTCAGCAAGGCGTCGGACCGGCTCCGCCTGGCCCAGCCGGCCCTGTCGCGCCAGATCAAGCTGCTGGAAGCCGAGATCGGCATGCCGCTGTTCATTCGCTACGGCCGCGGCATGCAGATGACCGAAGCGGGCCAGGAATTGCTCGCCCGTGTCGCCGGCCTGGTGCACCAGCTGGAAACGTCCATCGACGACGTCAGGTCGCTGCGCACGGTGCCGAGCGGAACGGTCGCGCTCGGCATGATGCCGACCGTGTCTTATGTGCTGGCGGCCCGCCTGGCGCGCCGGGTCGCCGCCGAGCTTCCGGGCATTTCGCTCCGGATCGTCGAAGGTTATGCCGGCCACCTGGTCGACTGGCTGCACCGGGGCGACGTCGACGCGACCTTGCTCTACGGACCGAGTTCGGACCTGCACCTGCGCGTCACCGACCTGCTCTACGAGGAACTGGTCCTGGTTGGCCCTTCGACAGCACGGCTCGACGCCGAGGTGCCCATGCCGGTGGCGGCGCTCGCCGGCCTGGAGCTGGTGCTGCCGAGCCGCAGCCACGGCCTTCGCGCGGTGGTCGAGACCGCCGCGCAAAAGGCCCGGATCGATCTCACCGTCAGGTTCGAGGCCGATTCCTTCCGCGTCCTGAAGGACCTGGTCGAGGCTGGCCTCGGCTACACCGTATTGCCGATCTCGGCGATCAGGCGCGAGGAACGCGCCGGGCTGTTCAAGACCGCGCCCCTGGAGAAGCCGAAGGTGACCAGGCAGATCATCCTGGCGCTGCCCTCCAGCCGCACCGACACGCGCGCCACCCGCGCGCTGGTCGACCTCGTCATCGACGAGATCGCGACGCTTGTCGCCAATGGCGATTGGGTCGCCGTGCCCTCGGCGGAGCTGCGTGGCAGGAATGGAAGCGCCGCGCCTCCGCAAGCGTGA
- a CDS encoding autotransporter outer membrane beta-barrel domain-containing protein: MTSTIIGRRTTTRHDKNHLSSPSYIALALAIGSTALAGLSTPATAADWTGTGSTDWFVIGNWNPAAIPTLADDVRINTTAANATIVSGAAASAQNVLVGDTAGGSGGLTILNAGSVSGTSGAVGNLAGSSGAVLVFGANSAWANSGNLTVGNFGAGMLTMANGGAANNVVGSVGFGAGSTGTVTVTGAGSTWTNTADLTVGRAGTGTLAITNGGAVSNATGYVGMFAGSTGTVTVAGAGSTWTNSSELRVGQGGAGTLKVTTGGTVSATVGYLGNFGHGSATVDGAGSVWNNSSALYVGVSGGGVGALTISGGGIVTDTVGHIGYSIGSTGTVTVNGAGSAWTSSSALFVGTGGTGTLTIANGGTVSSASSSIGSTGTGTVNVGDANSAWTISGSLTIGNFGSGTLTITSGGTVNSVDGVLGNAPGASGTVTVSGANATWANSSSLIVGYAGSGALSISDGGTVSNANGVVGDDPGAIGTATVQGVGSTWITSNLLAIGNSGTGSLDVASGANVSSQFGAIGHGAGSNGEVTITGPGSTWTIVEDLFVGFAGTGALTIAGGGKVSDVFGVIGNGSSGKGAVTVDGAGSTWTSSADLRIGYFGTGTLVISNGGVVNAGGVAIATMAGSAGSLAIGGAAGSAAVPPGTLNAAAIQFGAGTGAINFNHTHASYTFASAISGLGTINQIAGTTILTADSSGFTGATNVSGGRLAVNGSLANSLVTVSGSGILGGNGIVSGIVAQSGGMIAPGNSIGTLVVAGNVIQAAGSTYQVELSSTGQADRINASGTATIANGALLNVVKLDAAPYVIGTHYTVLQANGGVTGTYTLTGDIAVSAFIGLVANYDLTHVYLDAVQTKAFVAVGQTPNQIATAGGVESLLSGNSLYDALLSVPTDAAARAAFDSLSGEVHASARSVMIEDSRFVREAVTNRVRSAFDGVGVVATPVVSYGRNGPQAAPANTAGFAVWGQAFGAWGSIAGDGNAAALRRDIGGFFIGADGLVAERWRVGVAGGYSHGNIRVGARNSSLTSDNYHVGLYAGTQWGDLALRTGLAYAWHDIGASRSVAFAGFADTLKSHYGARTAQAFGELGYRIRAGRAAFEPFANLAYVNAATDGFTETGGAAALTGRSATGGVTFTTLGLRASTGFALDNGLSVTARGMLGWRHAFGATTPVSTLAFAGGSPFSISGVPIAANAAVVEAGVDLNLAANAVIGITYGGQFGSGLTDQTVRGNFAVKF; the protein is encoded by the coding sequence ATGACATCGACGATCATCGGCAGACGCACAACGACCCGCCACGACAAAAACCACCTCAGCTCTCCCAGCTATATCGCCCTGGCCCTGGCGATCGGTTCGACCGCGCTCGCCGGCTTGTCGACGCCGGCAACCGCGGCCGACTGGACCGGCACTGGATCCACAGACTGGTTCGTCATCGGAAACTGGAACCCAGCCGCGATCCCGACTTTGGCCGACGACGTGCGGATCAACACGACGGCGGCCAATGCGACGATTGTCAGCGGAGCGGCAGCCAGCGCGCAGAATGTGCTTGTCGGCGACACCGCCGGTGGCTCCGGTGGGTTGACGATCCTGAACGCCGGCAGCGTCAGCGGCACCAGCGGTGCGGTCGGCAACCTGGCGGGCTCCTCCGGCGCCGTTTTGGTCTTCGGCGCGAACTCGGCCTGGGCCAATAGCGGCAACCTGACCGTCGGCAATTTCGGCGCCGGCATGTTGACGATGGCGAACGGCGGCGCGGCCAACAATGTGGTGGGCTCCGTTGGCTTCGGTGCAGGCTCGACCGGCACCGTGACGGTGACCGGCGCAGGCTCGACCTGGACCAACACCGCCGACCTGACCGTCGGCCGTGCCGGCACGGGGACACTGGCGATCACCAATGGCGGCGCGGTCAGCAATGCGACCGGCTATGTCGGCATGTTCGCCGGCTCGACCGGAACAGTGACCGTCGCCGGGGCTGGCTCGACCTGGACCAACAGCTCGGAATTGCGCGTCGGCCAGGGTGGTGCCGGCACGCTGAAGGTCACCACTGGCGGCACCGTCAGCGCGACCGTCGGCTATCTCGGAAACTTCGGGCACGGCAGCGCGACGGTCGACGGCGCGGGTTCGGTGTGGAACAACAGCTCGGCCCTCTATGTCGGCGTCAGCGGCGGCGGCGTGGGCGCGCTGACGATCTCCGGCGGCGGCATCGTCACGGACACGGTCGGCCATATCGGTTATTCGATCGGATCCACCGGCACGGTCACGGTGAACGGCGCGGGCTCGGCCTGGACCAGCAGCTCCGCCTTGTTCGTCGGCACCGGCGGCACCGGCACGCTGACCATCGCCAACGGCGGAACCGTCAGCAGCGCCAGCAGCAGCATCGGCAGCACGGGGACCGGAACGGTGAATGTCGGCGACGCCAATTCCGCCTGGACCATCAGCGGCAGCCTGACCATCGGCAATTTCGGTTCCGGCACGCTGACGATCACCAGCGGCGGCACGGTCAACAGCGTCGACGGCGTTCTGGGCAACGCGCCCGGCGCCAGCGGAACAGTGACGGTCAGCGGCGCCAACGCGACATGGGCCAACAGCTCGAGCCTCATCGTCGGCTATGCCGGCAGCGGCGCGCTGAGCATTTCGGACGGCGGCACCGTCAGCAACGCCAACGGTGTCGTCGGCGACGACCCCGGCGCGATCGGCACAGCCACGGTCCAGGGCGTTGGCTCGACCTGGATCACCAGCAACCTCCTCGCCATAGGCAATTCCGGCACTGGTTCGCTTGATGTCGCGAGCGGCGCCAATGTCAGCAGCCAGTTTGGCGCGATCGGCCATGGCGCTGGTTCCAACGGTGAAGTCACCATCACCGGACCCGGCTCCACCTGGACAATCGTCGAAGACCTGTTCGTCGGCTTTGCGGGCACGGGCGCACTGACGATTGCCGGCGGCGGCAAGGTCAGCGATGTCTTCGGCGTGATCGGCAACGGCTCAAGCGGCAAAGGCGCCGTGACGGTCGACGGCGCGGGCTCGACCTGGACGAGCAGCGCGGACCTGCGCATTGGCTATTTCGGCACCGGCACGCTGGTCATTTCGAACGGCGGCGTGGTCAATGCCGGTGGCGTTGCCATCGCGACCATGGCCGGCTCCGCTGGCAGCCTCGCTATCGGCGGCGCTGCCGGATCGGCGGCGGTCCCGCCCGGCACGCTCAACGCCGCGGCGATCCAGTTCGGCGCCGGCACCGGCGCGATCAATTTCAACCATACCCATGCGAGCTACACATTCGCGTCGGCGATCAGCGGCCTCGGCACGATCAACCAGATCGCCGGCACGACGATCCTGACCGCCGATTCGAGCGGCTTCACCGGTGCGACCAATGTCAGCGGTGGCCGGCTGGCGGTGAACGGCTCGCTCGCCAACTCCCTGGTGACGGTGTCCGGCAGCGGCATACTCGGTGGCAATGGGATTGTGAGCGGCATCGTTGCGCAGTCCGGTGGCATGATCGCGCCGGGCAATTCGATCGGCACGCTTGTTGTCGCCGGCAACGTCATACAAGCCGCAGGTTCGACCTATCAGGTCGAGCTCAGCTCCACCGGCCAGGCCGACCGGATCAACGCCTCCGGCACTGCGACGATCGCCAACGGCGCGCTCCTCAATGTGGTGAAGCTCGACGCCGCGCCTTATGTGATCGGCACTCATTACACGGTGCTTCAGGCCAATGGCGGCGTCACCGGCACCTATACATTGACCGGCGACATCGCGGTTTCGGCCTTTATCGGCCTCGTCGCCAATTACGACCTGACCCACGTCTATCTCGATGCGGTGCAAACCAAGGCCTTTGTCGCGGTCGGCCAGACCCCGAACCAGATCGCCACCGCCGGCGGCGTCGAGAGCCTGCTCAGCGGCAATTCGCTTTATGACGCCCTCCTCTCGGTGCCGACCGATGCCGCCGCGCGCGCCGCCTTCGACAGCCTGTCGGGCGAGGTCCATGCCTCGGCCCGGAGCGTGATGATCGAGGACAGCCGGTTCGTCCGCGAGGCGGTCACCAACCGCGTCCGATCGGCCTTTGACGGCGTCGGCGTGGTGGCGACGCCGGTCGTCAGCTATGGCCGCAACGGACCGCAGGCCGCGCCCGCCAATACCGCCGGCTTCGCGGTCTGGGGCCAGGCCTTCGGCGCCTGGGGATCGATCGCCGGCGACGGCAATGCCGCGGCGCTCCGGCGCGATATCGGTGGCTTCTTCATTGGCGCCGACGGCCTGGTCGCCGAGCGCTGGCGTGTCGGCGTGGCCGGCGGCTACAGCCACGGCAATATCCGCGTCGGGGCCCGCAATTCATCGCTCACCAGCGACAACTATCATGTTGGCCTCTATGCCGGAACGCAGTGGGGCGACCTCGCGCTGCGCACCGGCCTTGCCTATGCCTGGCACGATATCGGCGCCAGCCGCTCGGTCGCCTTCGCCGGCTTCGCCGACACGCTGAAGAGCCATTACGGCGCGCGCACCGCGCAAGCTTTCGGCGAACTCGGCTACCGCATCCGCGCCGGCCGGGCTGCGTTCGAACCCTTCGCCAACCTCGCCTATGTCAATGCCGCGACCGACGGCTTCACCGAGACCGGCGGCGCCGCCGCGTTGACCGGCCGCAGTGCCACTGGCGGCGTCACCTTCACGACGCTGGGCTTGCGCGCCTCGACAGGCTTTGCCCTCGACAACGGCTTGAGCGTCACCGCCCGCGGCATGCTCGGCTGGCGTCACGCCTTCGGCGCCACCACGCCGGTCTCGACGCTGGCCTTTGCCGGTGGCTCGCCGTTCTCGATTTCAGGCGTGCCGATCGCTGCCAATGCCGCTGTCGTCGAAGCCGGCGTCGATCTCAACCTCGCCGCGAATGCCGTCATCGGCATCACCTATGGCGGCCAGTTCGGCTCGGGCCTCACCGACCAGACCGTGCGCGGCAACTTCGCCGTGAAATTCTGA
- a CDS encoding AraC family transcriptional regulator, with protein MLEKDVFSSKDLPEHLDERARFALWQDIHVAQIWSVEYEPSGNLPFEATIEATAVGQLVLGQMAGTIKHATRKARNIADDGRDGYLLLVNCGDTILSGAQVGRDYSVRRGEAALVSASEPLKMTGGDKNIWMNVVIPRAVLEDAFAHIDDRLALPIGADNEALALLKRYCRFLEAGPAIVSPDLITHATETIVDLIGLATGAKGETAELAGLRGLRAARLQAILAKMRDNFADPAISAQGVAQELGLSVRYVHDLLQETGLSFAERILELRLQRTHRMLSDRRYDRMRISEIALISGFSDVSYFNRCFRRRFGSTPSGAR; from the coding sequence TTGCTCGAAAAGGACGTTTTTTCATCGAAAGACCTGCCCGAACACCTTGACGAGCGCGCGCGATTCGCACTCTGGCAAGACATCCATGTCGCGCAGATCTGGTCGGTCGAATACGAACCTTCCGGCAACCTGCCGTTCGAAGCAACGATCGAAGCAACGGCTGTCGGCCAGCTGGTGCTCGGGCAGATGGCCGGCACGATCAAACACGCCACCCGAAAGGCCCGCAATATCGCGGATGACGGCCGCGACGGCTATCTCCTGCTGGTCAATTGCGGCGACACCATCCTGAGCGGCGCCCAGGTCGGTCGCGACTACAGCGTCCGCCGTGGCGAAGCAGCCCTGGTCTCGGCCTCCGAGCCGTTGAAGATGACCGGTGGCGACAAGAATATCTGGATGAATGTGGTGATCCCGCGCGCCGTGCTCGAAGATGCCTTCGCCCATATCGACGACAGGCTGGCTTTGCCGATCGGCGCCGACAACGAAGCACTCGCCCTGCTCAAGCGCTATTGCCGCTTTCTGGAAGCCGGCCCCGCCATCGTCTCGCCCGACCTCATCACCCATGCCACCGAGACGATCGTCGATCTGATCGGCCTGGCGACCGGCGCCAAGGGCGAGACGGCGGAACTGGCCGGCCTGCGCGGCCTGCGCGCGGCAAGGCTGCAGGCCATCCTGGCCAAGATGCGCGACAATTTCGCCGATCCCGCGATCTCGGCCCAGGGCGTTGCCCAGGAGCTTGGCCTGTCGGTTCGATATGTCCATGATCTCCTGCAGGAAACCGGCTTGAGTTTCGCCGAGCGCATTCTCGAACTGCGCCTGCAGCGAACCCACCGAATGCTCTCGGACCGGCGTTATGACCGCATGAGGATCAGCGAGATCGCGCTGATCAGCGGGTTCAGCGACGTGTCCTATTTCAACCGCTGCTTTCGCCGCCGCTTCGGCTCGACACCCAGCGGCGCCAGGTAG
- a CDS encoding class I SAM-dependent methyltransferase translates to MTSATTCSDTFQFFRLWIANPLRVAAVAPSGATLARLMTQEISPDDGPVIELGPGTGVFTRTLLARGVRESDLTLVEYGSDFTRMLQLRFPRARVLWMDAGQLARFDLFSGAPVGAVVSGLPLLSMSPRKVTSILQGAFSYVRPGGAFYQFTYGPRCPVPRPILDRLGLKATRVGHTVRNLPPAAVYRIVRRQPIGIMRGGFGETRRMSGEGPAG, encoded by the coding sequence ATGACCAGCGCAACCACCTGTTCGGATACCTTTCAGTTTTTCCGCCTGTGGATCGCCAATCCGCTGCGGGTCGCCGCGGTCGCGCCCTCGGGCGCGACGCTCGCCCGCCTGATGACGCAGGAGATTTCGCCCGACGACGGACCAGTGATCGAACTCGGGCCGGGAACCGGCGTGTTCACCCGGACGCTGCTGGCCCGCGGCGTCCGCGAGAGCGACCTGACGCTCGTCGAATATGGCTCGGATTTCACCCGCATGCTGCAGCTGCGCTTTCCAAGGGCCAGGGTGCTGTGGATGGATGCCGGCCAGCTTGCCCGCTTCGACCTGTTTTCCGGCGCGCCGGTCGGCGCCGTCGTCAGCGGCCTGCCCTTGCTGTCGATGTCGCCGCGCAAGGTCACCTCGATCCTGCAGGGCGCCTTCAGCTATGTCAGGCCCGGCGGCGCCTTCTATCAGTTCACCTACGGGCCGCGCTGCCCGGTACCGCGGCCGATTCTCGACCGGCTCGGACTGAAGGCCACCCGCGTCGGGCACACAGTGCGCAACCTGCCGCCGGCCGCCGTCTACCGGATCGTCCGGCGTCAGCCGATCGGCATCATGCGCGGCGGCTTCGGCGAGACACGGCGCATGTCCGGCGAGGGTCCGGCCGGTTGA
- a CDS encoding thiamine pyrophosphate-binding protein, whose translation MTAQDMTAQDVPVTGADGSAGATIRQGWPDDIFDCLREFGVRQVPYVPDGGHARLISRVHQEPSMRGIALTSEQEGIAVAAGAWLGGQRAALLMQSSGVGNCVNMLSLIKICKFPLLMLVTMRGEWGEFNPWQVPMGSTTPDALRLMDVQVQRADRPDEVGDVVRHAATMAYGGGSAMAVLLSQRLVGAKVFTR comes from the coding sequence ATGACGGCGCAGGACATGACGGCGCAGGACGTGCCCGTGACAGGGGCGGACGGATCGGCCGGGGCGACCATCCGCCAAGGCTGGCCCGACGACATCTTCGACTGTCTGCGGGAATTCGGCGTGCGCCAGGTTCCCTACGTGCCCGACGGCGGCCACGCGCGGCTGATCAGCCGGGTCCATCAGGAGCCCAGCATGCGCGGCATCGCACTGACTTCGGAACAGGAGGGCATCGCGGTTGCGGCCGGCGCCTGGCTCGGCGGCCAGCGCGCGGCACTGCTGATGCAGTCCAGCGGTGTCGGCAACTGCGTCAACATGCTGTCGCTGATCAAGATCTGCAAATTCCCGCTGCTCATGCTCGTCACCATGCGCGGCGAATGGGGCGAGTTTAACCCCTGGCAGGTGCCGATGGGGTCGACCACCCCGGACGCCTTGCGGCTGATGGACGTCCAGGTCCAGCGCGCCGACCGCCCGGACGAGGTCGGCGACGTCGTCCGGCATGCCGCCACCATGGCCTATGGCGGCGGTTCGGCCATGGCCGTGCTGCTGTCCCAGCGCCTGGTCGGCGCCAAGGTCTTTACCCGGTAG